Within the Candidatus Woesearchaeota archaeon genome, the region TTAATTCTGTATCTGGAGATAACTGTAAAGTATCTATTGGAAGCCATATTGATATAAAGAAACCTATTATTGCTATTGCCATGAATCCTGATGTTAAAGGAACATATCTTTCTTGAGTCATTTGTCCACCCCTTTCATATTATTTTAAAATCTGTATTTATAAATTTTTTCTCAAAACAGTCTATATGGTCAATAAAAATGACGAAATATGTTCATGGCTCTAAGTCTCAAAGGATGCGGTATTATTTGATTGTTCCTTTTACATAGCAGGTTGAATCTTTGTAATGAAAATTTAATATTGGTTTTTTTTTAAATCCACAAATCCTGTTGTTTGTTATACTTAACTACGTCTGCTTTTGTAGGCAAAATGTTGTTTACAAAATATTTTAAAGATCTTTTTTTAAATACCTATTATGAACTATTTTGGATGTTATCAATTTTTATATATGAATGTTTCAACTTTTGCGTTCATTCTTCTTTTTTGATGTTCTTCTAGAATTTGGTTTATTTTCTCTATTAATATTGTTTTTAGTTCTCCTGAAAGCAGTTTGCCTGTTTTGTAATCTTCATATATTTGTCTTAGTTTATCATCATCCTCTTCAAAGACTAAGAGCCATTGGTAGCTTACATCTATGTCCGGGTTTCCTCCGTGTTTTCTATGTTCTTTGACAGTATCTTTTCCTCCAGAGAATGCGTATTTGTTGATTTTTTTCTTAACTTCGTTAGGTTTGTCTGTCATATATATTGCGGTTCCTGTAGAACTTGATTGTTTTCCGTTTTCAGCTCCTGTAAGTCCGGGCATGAATTTGCATTGGATGCTTGCAGGCTTATAGTGTCCTAGTTTTTCTATCACATCTCTAGTTACTCTAAAATGGGGATCTTGATCTATTGCATGTGGAATTAGGCAAGGCATTTTTTGTTTGTTTATTATTGATGGTAGAAATGCAGGCACTGCTTGCATTGCTGTATAAAATATCTCTCCTATGTTTTTATCGTTAGTAAATCCGAATGCTCCTTTTACTGTTGAGAATGTTATTTTTTTGGCTACTTTTATTGCTTCTGGATATAATAAGTTTGCATGTTTTGTGTCTTGTATAAATTTTGTGTTTTTTGGATTAAATCCTATTGCTATTACATCCAACATGTTTTCATAAGTCCATTTTTGTATTTCTTCATATGTTTTGTCTTTAAATAGAAATTTTTCATCATCTGTAAATTGGAACCATAATT harbors:
- the trpS gene encoding tryptophan--tRNA ligase → MGTITPWEVTGKINYEKMIEEFGLQKINDELIKRLEKIAQKKGKKLHRLLRRQIFYAQRELKWFLDQYEKGTKTFIYTGCGPSGPIHLGHYSVWEFTKYLQEILDIELWFQFTDDEKFLFKDKTYEEIQKWTYENMLDVIAIGFNPKNTKFIQDTKHANLLYPEAIKVAKKITFSTVKGAFGFTNDKNIGEIFYTAMQAVPAFLPSIINKQKMPCLIPHAIDQDPHFRVTRDVIEKLGHYKPASIQCKFMPGLTGAENGKQSSSTGTAIYMTDKPNEVKKKINKYAFSGGKDTVKEHRKHGGNPDIDVSYQWLLVFEEDDDKLRQIYEDYKTGKLLSGELKTILIEKINQILEEHQKRRMNAKVETFIYKN